One Corvus moneduloides isolate bCorMon1 chromosome Z, bCorMon1.pri, whole genome shotgun sequence genomic window carries:
- the F2R gene encoding proteinase-activated receptor 1 translates to MFFSPSERDDLIPVDGDTENDLEVGPGATNQTGSFLPEQRMMSVQTAKYLTSPWLTRFVPSVYTVVLVLSLPLNITAILVFLKKMKIEKPAVIYMLNLALADVLFVSVLPFKIVYHFSGNDWVFGPQMCRFITAAFFCNMYCSIMLMTSISFDRFLAVVYPMQSLGWRTLTRASLVCFIIWLVAITGVIPFLLREQTMEIPKLNITTCHDVLRESELHGYYLHFFSVFSSVFFIVPFIISTVCYVCIIRCLSSSTIVAKQNKKTRALLLCVAVFSVFVICFGPTNVLLLIHYIHFSYDNSLEYLYFAYLLCVSISSISCCIDPFIYYYASSQYQRQFFSLFNCKKTFDPNSSNSSGQLMSTTSSRRATLTTNVNNSVYRKLLAMH, encoded by the coding sequence atgtttttttctcccagtgagCGGGATGATCTTATACCTGTTGATGGTGATACTGAAAATGACTTGGAAGTTGGACCAGGAGCCACCAATCAGACTGGATCATTCCTACCTGAGCAGCGAATGATGTCAGTTCAAACAGCAAAATACCTCACTAGTCCGTGGCTGACACGTTTTGTTCCTTCAGTTTACACCGTAGTGCTTGTGCTGAGTCTTCCTCTGAACATTACAGCGATACTTGTGTTtctgaaaaagatgaaaattgaaAAGCCAGCTGTAATATACATGCTGAATTTGGCCCTTGCAGATGTTCTGTTTGTTAGTGTGCTTCCATTTAAGATTGTTTATCACTTTTCTGGAAATGACTGGGTTTTTGGGCCTCAGATGTGCCGTTTCATCACTGCTGCCTTCTTTTGCAACATGTACTGCTCAATAATGCTTATGACGAGTATAAGCTTTGATCGCTTCTTAGCAGTGGTGTACCCCATGCAGTCCCTGGGGTGGCGTACGCTAACTCGTGCCTCACTGGTTTGTTTCATCATATGGCTTGTAGCGATAACCGGGGTTATACCTTTTCTCCTAAGAGAGCAAACAATGGAAATACCGAAGTTAAATATAACTACTTGCCACGATGTGCTAAGAGAATCTGAACTTCACGGCTATTACCTTCActtcttctctgtcttctcttctgtgtttttcataGTGCCATTCATAATTTCTACTGTTTGTTATGTGTGCATCATTCGCTGTCTTAGTTCTTCTACCATTgttgcaaagcaaaacaagaagaCACGTGCCTTGCTCTTGTGCGTGgctgtcttttctgttttcgTTATTTGCTTTGGACCAACAAATGTTCTCCTCTTAATTCATTATATCCATTTTTCATATGACAACAGCTTAGAGTATCTCTACTTTGCCTATTTACTCTGTGTCTCTATCAGCAGCATTAGCTGCTGCATTGACCCCTTTATTTACTACTATGCTTCTTCTCAGTATCAGAGACAATTTTTCAGTCTCTTCAATTGTAAAAAGACTTTTGATCCTAACAGTAGTAACAGCAGTGGCCAGTTGATGTCTACCACTAGTAGTAGAAGGGCTACGTTGACTACTAATGTGAATAACAGTGTCTACAGGAAATTACTAGCAATGCATTGA